TCAGCGTGCGCTGCAGGCCGAACGGGTTGCCGATCGCGTAGACGGTCTGGCCGATGCGCAGGTCGCGGCTGCTGCCCAGCGGCACCGGGCGCAGGTTGGCCGGCACGCGCTTGAGGCGGATCACCGCCAGGTCGTATTCGGGCGCGCCACCGACCGGCTCGGCCTCGATCGGCTTGCCGGCGTCGAGCTGCACGAACACCCGCCGCGCGCCCTTGACGACGTGGAAGTTGGTGACCACGTGGCCGGCGTTGTCCCACACGAAACCGCTGCCCGCGCCCTGGCTGACCTCGGCGCCGCCCAGCACGTTGCGCTGCACCGTCTCGGTGGTGATGTAGGCCACCGACGGCGCGGTCTCCTCGAACAGCCGCACCACCGCCTGCTCGTCGGGCAGCAGGCCGCCGCGGGGGCTGACGCTGCGCGGCTGGGCCTCGCGCGCCAGGCTGTCGGCGCCCCACAGCAGGCCGCCCGCCGACACCAGCATCAGGGCGACGAGCGCGAAGCCGCTCACCGCACGGGCGCGGAGCTGGGCTCTGAGAGGGGCAAGGCGGGGCAGCAGCGGCATGGCGATGGGGAAGGAGCAGATCGACGCCGATTCAGATGATGGCGCAGCGGCGCGGCTTCAAGGGCCGGGAACGCGGTGTCACAAAGAGAGCGCACCCTCGGCCGGCCGACCGCCGGCAGGCCGGCTATGCTCGCCAGCCCCCAA
This portion of the Leptothrix cholodnii SP-6 genome encodes:
- a CDS encoding S1C family serine protease — protein: MPLLPRLAPLRAQLRARAVSGFALVALMLVSAGGLLWGADSLAREAQPRSVSPRGGLLPDEQAVVRLFEETAPSVAYITTETVQRNVLGGAEVSQGAGSGFVWDNAGHVVTNFHVVKGARRVFVQLDAGKPIEAEPVGGAPEYDLAVIRLKRVPANLRPVPLGSSRDLRIGQTVYAIGNPFGLQRTLTKGLVSALDRELPTANFREVVGVIQTDAAINPGNSGGPLLDSAGRLIGVNSAIRSASGSSSGIGFAIPADLVNRVVPSLINKGRAPLPGIGVTPVRPDLVARAGITGVVLAEVGRGTPAAQAGLVPFNQRTGDVGDVITAVNGRPTETLSSFVAELERAGVDNSVELTVRRGERERRVKVRVIDLRE